A genomic segment from Pseudoxanthomonas sp. CF385 encodes:
- the ilvG gene encoding acetolactate synthase 2 catalytic subunit, whose amino-acid sequence MNAAAATAPRNGARWLAHALEAEGVDTLFGYPGGTIMPFYDALVDSNLKHILVRHEQGAALAANGYARASGKVGVCVATSGPGASNLVTGIADAMLDSVPMVCLTGQVATTLMGTDAFQELDVFGLTLPIVKHSFVARRVDDLPEMVREAFRIAREGRPGPVLIDLPKDVQMSDASHLPDHVPASVDPIPTPEDAKLADALAAIAGAEKPVIYGGGGIGIADAVDAFRQFVDATKIPTVLTLRGLGALPASHPHYLGMLGMHGTRAANMAVQECDLLIVVGARFDDRATGKLAEFAPFARVLHIDADAYEIGKLRTADVAVPGDVAASLRTLGAARSTCEEWRKRCMANRERFGFRYDAPGTDIYAPGLLKRLSEVAPADAIVACDVGQHQMWVAQHCKFTHPRNHLTSGALGTMGFGLPAAMGAQFACPDRTVILVNGDGGFMMNVQELATIARCKLPVKIVLIDNSALGMVRQWQELFFAERYSEIDLSDNPDFAALARVFGIPARHISLRDEVEDALADLLAQPGPALLHVTIDIKANVWPLVPPNHANSSMLDANPAKPSAEPADAADGPEKKNALPA is encoded by the coding sequence ATGAACGCCGCCGCGGCCACTGCCCCACGCAATGGCGCCCGCTGGCTGGCCCACGCCCTGGAAGCCGAGGGCGTGGACACGCTGTTCGGCTATCCCGGCGGCACCATCATGCCGTTCTACGACGCGCTGGTGGATTCCAACCTCAAGCACATCCTGGTGCGGCATGAGCAGGGGGCCGCGCTGGCCGCGAACGGCTATGCCCGCGCCAGCGGCAAGGTCGGCGTGTGCGTGGCCACGTCGGGCCCCGGCGCCTCCAACCTGGTGACCGGCATCGCCGACGCGATGCTGGATTCGGTGCCGATGGTCTGCCTGACCGGCCAGGTCGCCACCACGCTGATGGGCACCGATGCGTTCCAGGAGCTGGACGTGTTCGGCCTGACCCTGCCGATCGTGAAGCACAGCTTCGTCGCGCGGCGCGTGGACGATCTGCCGGAGATGGTGCGCGAAGCCTTCCGCATCGCGCGCGAAGGCCGGCCCGGCCCGGTGCTGATCGACCTGCCCAAGGACGTGCAGATGTCGGATGCCTCGCATCTGCCGGACCACGTGCCGGCCAGCGTCGATCCGATCCCGACACCGGAGGACGCGAAGCTGGCCGATGCGCTGGCCGCGATCGCCGGCGCCGAGAAGCCGGTGATCTACGGCGGCGGCGGCATCGGCATCGCAGACGCGGTGGATGCGTTCCGCCAGTTCGTCGATGCGACCAAGATCCCCACCGTACTGACCCTGCGTGGCCTGGGCGCCCTGCCCGCCAGCCACCCGCATTACCTGGGCATGCTGGGCATGCACGGCACGCGGGCGGCCAACATGGCGGTGCAGGAATGCGACCTGCTGATCGTCGTCGGCGCGCGCTTCGATGACCGCGCCACCGGCAAGCTGGCCGAGTTCGCCCCGTTCGCCCGCGTGCTGCATATCGATGCCGATGCCTACGAGATCGGCAAGCTGCGTACCGCCGACGTCGCCGTGCCCGGGGATGTCGCCGCCAGCCTGCGTACGCTGGGTGCCGCACGCAGCACCTGCGAAGAATGGCGCAAGCGTTGCATGGCGAATCGCGAGCGCTTCGGTTTCCGTTACGACGCACCCGGCACCGACATCTACGCACCCGGCCTCCTGAAGCGGTTGAGCGAAGTGGCGCCGGCGGATGCGATCGTCGCCTGCGACGTGGGCCAGCACCAGATGTGGGTGGCGCAGCACTGCAAGTTCACCCATCCGCGCAACCACCTGACCAGCGGCGCGCTGGGCACGATGGGCTTCGGCCTGCCGGCGGCGATGGGCGCGCAGTTCGCCTGCCCCGACCGCACCGTCATCCTGGTCAACGGCGATGGCGGTTTCATGATGAACGTGCAGGAGCTGGCCACCATCGCCCGCTGCAAGCTGCCCGTGAAAATCGTGCTGATCGACAACAGCGCGCTGGGCATGGTGCGGCAGTGGCAGGAACTGTTCTTCGCCGAGCGCTACAGCGAGATCGACCTGTCCGACAACCCGGACTTCGCCGCACTGGCGCGCGTGTTCGGCATCCCGGCCCGCCACATCAGCCTGCGCGACGAGGTCGAGGACGCCCTGGCCGATCTGCTGGCCCAGCCCGGCCCCGCCCTGCTGCACGTCACCATCGACATCAAGGCGAACGTCTGGCCGCTGGTGCCGCCGAACCACGCCAACAGCTCGATGCTGGATGCCAATCCCGCGAAACCATCCGCCGAGCCTGCCGACGCGGCCGACGGCCCGGAGAAAAAGAATGCGTTACCGGCTTGA
- the ilvC gene encoding ketol-acid reductoisomerase, whose product MTTANALPHPKITVVGYGSQGRAHALNLRDSGFDVTVGLRPGGPTEAKAEADGFVVKAPADAVKDADLVAVLTPDMVQKKLYADVLAPNMKQGAVLLFAHGLNVHFGMIEPRADLDVVLVAPKGPGALVRREYEIGRGVPCIYAVHQDKSGKAEQFALAYAGGLGGARANIIKTTFKEETETDLFGEQAVLCGGASSLVQAGFETLVEAGYQPEIAYYEVLHELKLIVDLFYEGGITRMLEFISETAQYGDFVSGPRVIDASVKARMKDVLTDIQNGTFTRNWQAEYDAGLPNYKKFQQADKDHPIEKVGKELRAKMVWLQANAPQPKTDEQAAA is encoded by the coding sequence ATGACCACCGCCAACGCTCTCCCGCATCCCAAGATCACCGTCGTCGGCTACGGCAGCCAGGGTCGCGCGCACGCGCTCAACCTGCGCGACTCCGGTTTCGACGTGACGGTGGGCCTGCGCCCGGGCGGCCCGACGGAAGCCAAGGCGGAGGCCGATGGTTTCGTGGTGAAGGCGCCGGCCGACGCGGTGAAGGACGCCGACCTGGTCGCGGTGCTGACGCCGGACATGGTGCAGAAGAAGCTCTATGCCGACGTGCTGGCGCCGAACATGAAGCAGGGCGCCGTGCTGCTGTTCGCGCACGGCCTCAACGTCCACTTCGGCATGATCGAACCGCGCGCCGACCTGGACGTGGTGCTGGTCGCGCCGAAGGGCCCGGGCGCGCTGGTGCGTCGCGAGTACGAGATCGGCCGTGGCGTGCCCTGCATCTACGCCGTCCACCAGGACAAGAGCGGCAAGGCCGAGCAGTTCGCGCTGGCCTACGCCGGCGGCCTGGGCGGCGCGCGCGCCAACATCATCAAGACCACCTTCAAGGAAGAGACCGAGACCGACCTGTTCGGCGAGCAGGCCGTGCTGTGCGGCGGCGCTTCCTCGCTGGTACAGGCCGGCTTCGAGACGCTGGTGGAAGCCGGTTACCAGCCGGAGATCGCCTACTACGAAGTGCTGCACGAACTGAAGCTGATCGTCGACCTGTTCTACGAAGGCGGCATCACCCGCATGCTGGAATTCATCTCCGAAACCGCGCAGTACGGCGACTTCGTCAGCGGTCCGCGCGTCATCGACGCCTCGGTGAAGGCGCGCATGAAGGACGTGCTGACCGATATCCAGAACGGCACCTTCACCCGCAACTGGCAGGCCGAGTACGACGCGGGCCTGCCGAACTACAAGAAGTTCCAGCAGGCGGACAAGGACCACCCGATCGAGAAGGTCGGCAAGGAACTGCGCGCGAAGATGGTGTGGCTGCAGGCCAACGCCCCGCAACCGAAGACAGACGAGCAGGCCGCCGCATGA
- the ilvD gene encoding dihydroxy-acid dehydratase, producing the protein MPEYRSKTSTHGRNMAGARALWRATGMKDEDFHKPIVAVANSFTQFVPGHVHLKDLGQLVAREIERVGGVAKEFDTIAVDDGIAMGHDGMLYSLPSREVIADSVEYMVNAHCADALVCISNCDKITPGMLMAALRLNIPTVFVSGGPMEAGKTRLADHKLDLIDAMVMAADPNASDEEVAAVERSACPTCGSCSGMFTANSMNCLTEALGLSLPGNGTVVATHADREQLFKRAGVVAVELCHRWYGGEDATALPRGIATFEAFENAMTLDIAMGGSTNTILHLLAAAQEGEVPFDMRDIDRLSRRVPQLCKVAPNTQKYHIEDVHRAGGIMAILGELARGGLLHTGVATVHAKSLGDAIAKWDVTTNDDDAVTTFYKAGPAGIPTQVAFSQATRWPSLDTDRAEGCIRSVEHAFSQEGGLAVLYGNIAADGCVVKTAGVDESIHVFEGTARVFESQDAAVAGILGDEVKAGDVVVIRYEGPKGGPGMQEMLYPTSYLKSKGLGKQCALLTDGRFSGGTSGLSIGHASPEAAAGGAIGLVRDGDRIRIDIPQRTISLLVSDEELSARRAQQDAKGWKPAQPRMRKVSTALKAYALLATSADKGAVRDKQLLDGV; encoded by the coding sequence ATGCCCGAGTACCGTTCCAAGACGTCCACCCACGGCCGCAACATGGCCGGCGCCCGCGCGCTCTGGCGCGCCACCGGCATGAAGGACGAGGACTTCCACAAGCCCATCGTCGCGGTGGCCAACTCCTTCACCCAGTTCGTGCCCGGGCACGTGCACCTCAAGGATCTGGGTCAATTGGTTGCACGTGAAATCGAACGGGTAGGCGGGGTCGCCAAGGAATTCGACACCATCGCCGTCGACGACGGCATCGCGATGGGCCACGACGGCATGCTGTACTCGCTGCCGTCGCGCGAGGTCATCGCCGATTCGGTCGAGTACATGGTCAACGCGCACTGCGCCGATGCGCTAGTGTGCATCTCCAACTGCGACAAGATCACCCCCGGCATGCTGATGGCCGCGCTGCGGCTCAACATCCCCACCGTGTTCGTGTCGGGCGGCCCGATGGAAGCCGGCAAGACGCGTCTGGCCGATCACAAGCTCGACCTGATCGATGCGATGGTGATGGCCGCCGACCCGAACGCCAGCGACGAAGAGGTCGCCGCCGTCGAACGCAGCGCGTGCCCCACCTGCGGCTCGTGCAGCGGCATGTTCACCGCCAACTCGATGAACTGCCTGACCGAGGCGCTCGGCCTGTCGTTGCCGGGTAACGGGACGGTCGTGGCCACGCATGCCGACCGTGAGCAGCTGTTCAAGCGCGCGGGTGTGGTCGCCGTGGAGCTGTGCCATCGCTGGTACGGCGGCGAAGACGCGACGGCGCTGCCGCGCGGCATCGCCACATTCGAGGCGTTCGAGAACGCGATGACGCTCGACATCGCGATGGGCGGTTCCACCAACACCATCCTGCATCTGTTGGCCGCGGCGCAGGAGGGCGAGGTGCCGTTCGACATGCGCGACATCGACCGCCTGTCGCGCCGCGTACCGCAGCTGTGCAAGGTCGCGCCGAACACGCAGAAGTACCACATCGAGGACGTCCACCGCGCCGGCGGCATCATGGCGATCCTCGGTGAACTCGCGCGCGGCGGCCTGCTGCATACCGGGGTCGCCACCGTGCATGCGAAGTCGCTGGGTGATGCGATCGCGAAGTGGGACGTCACGACCAACGACGATGACGCCGTCACGACCTTCTACAAGGCGGGGCCGGCCGGCATTCCCACCCAGGTCGCCTTCAGCCAGGCCACGCGCTGGCCCTCGCTGGACACCGATCGCGCCGAAGGCTGCATCCGCAGCGTCGAACATGCGTTCTCGCAGGAGGGCGGCCTGGCCGTGCTCTACGGCAACATCGCGGCGGACGGCTGCGTGGTGAAGACGGCCGGTGTGGACGAGTCCATCCACGTGTTCGAAGGCACCGCGCGCGTCTTCGAAAGCCAGGATGCGGCAGTGGCCGGCATCCTCGGCGATGAGGTGAAAGCGGGCGACGTGGTCGTCATCCGTTACGAAGGCCCCAAGGGCGGGCCCGGCATGCAGGAAATGCTGTATCCGACCAGTTACCTGAAGTCGAAAGGGCTCGGGAAACAGTGCGCGCTGCTGACCGATGGCCGTTTCTCGGGCGGCACCTCCGGCCTGTCGATCGGACACGCCTCGCCCGAAGCGGCGGCGGGCGGCGCAATCGGTCTGGTGCGCGACGGCGACCGCATCCGCATCGACATTCCGCAACGCACGATTTCGCTGCTGGTCTCCGACGAGGAGCTGTCGGCGCGTCGCGCGCAACAGGACGCGAAAGGGTGGAAGCCCGCGCAGCCGCGTATGCGCAAGGTCAGCACCGCACTGAAGGCTTACGCCCTGCTCGCGACCAGCGCCGACAAGGGTGCGGTACGCGACAAGCAGCTGCTGGATGGTGTCTGA
- a CDS encoding PhnD/SsuA/transferrin family substrate-binding protein → MTRALFVVVLSLLSVVPAWAQQAQPRAWVIATYAYPQRDRAAAIQPLADYLGLRARHGVQVRVFDSPTALVDALRRGDVDVAVPNLHGYLQARHASEPLTTLPVPQVPALQADRYRAVLVGRQGLEAAGELERQARTLRLALVGRDSASGGFVPVRELRRRGLEPETAFAHLAYAGSHAAALEAVATGRADVAALAADVYDADRPAGVVELWRSAPIAPGPLLCRPAADVPCQQFTAWLLEAHDEAPAVMAALRAGWPEFGDAQRFTVPERALLDASMMQVEP, encoded by the coding sequence ATGACCCGCGCCCTCTTCGTCGTCGTCCTGTCGCTGTTGTCCGTCGTGCCTGCGTGGGCCCAGCAGGCGCAACCGCGCGCCTGGGTGATCGCCACCTATGCGTATCCGCAGCGCGATCGCGCGGCCGCGATCCAGCCGCTCGCCGACTATCTCGGCCTGCGTGCCCGGCATGGGGTGCAGGTCCGCGTGTTCGATTCGCCCACGGCGCTGGTCGACGCGCTGCGGCGCGGCGACGTCGACGTGGCGGTGCCAAACCTGCACGGCTATCTGCAGGCACGCCACGCCAGCGAGCCGCTGACGACCTTGCCCGTACCGCAGGTGCCGGCGTTGCAGGCGGACCGCTACCGCGCCGTGCTGGTCGGCCGGCAAGGCCTGGAGGCCGCGGGCGAGCTGGAACGGCAGGCGAGGACGCTGCGCCTGGCGCTGGTCGGTCGCGATTCGGCGTCCGGTGGGTTCGTGCCGGTGCGCGAGCTGCGCCGACGCGGTCTGGAACCCGAAACCGCGTTCGCCCATCTCGCGTACGCCGGTTCGCATGCGGCAGCCCTGGAGGCCGTGGCGACCGGGCGCGCCGACGTGGCGGCGCTTGCGGCCGATGTCTACGACGCCGACCGCCCGGCCGGCGTCGTCGAACTCTGGCGCTCGGCGCCCATCGCGCCCGGCCCGCTGCTGTGCCGCCCCGCGGCCGATGTGCCGTGCCAGCAGTTCACGGCCTGGCTGCTGGAAGCCCACGACGAGGCTCCGGCCGTGATGGCCGCGCTACGCGCGGGCTGGCCGGAGTTCGGCGATGCGCAACGCTTCACGGTGCCGGAGCGCGCGCTCCTCGATGCATCGATGATGCAGGTCGAACCCTAG
- a CDS encoding S9 family peptidase: protein MGILLALPAVAATAQAPVPIEAFVAANRLHSPRLSPDGAHVAITADLGEGHHALVIHRTGDMHRTALLRLPRFELPTQVAWVGNTRLVLAKGRKLGSREAPIPTGDIIATDADGKNQKYLFGYQQTLRTAGVEAGFGYIEGVPATPNGRFYMRRLSRGTQRSQLYDVDAGNATGRLVADIDVKDLQFTLDPRGVPRFASGTDDNDRPLLFIADEQGRNWMPVVPDAPGMAWTPYAFSADGTRVFGLQAINGGPSSLVVSSPDGRERRVLAHHALRSVSDIEWAAAPAEPFAAVIDDGRPRATYIDAQSADAVLHQALSNTFPDHYVAYADHSRDGNRSLLYVSSDRDPGSWYLFDRAQSKASLLLSSREGLDTARMGERRAFRFRASDGMELEGFMTLPAGVTTPAGLPTVVMPHGGPHAIRDDWAFDQDAQFLASRGYLVLQVNYRGSGGRGRAFVEAGYLKWGTRVQDDILEGLRWTIAQGYADGNRVCAYGASFGAYSALMLAARAPDQIKCTAGFAGIYDLKMMYAKGDIRSTQYGNNYLVRAIGRDEAALAAASPTTLAARITAPVLLVHGEIDERAPIAQARAMRAALERAGRAPEWMAVAGEGHGFYADANNIAFYRTLETFLARHIGPPTP from the coding sequence ATGGGCATTCTGTTGGCCCTGCCCGCCGTCGCGGCGACCGCCCAGGCACCCGTGCCCATCGAGGCGTTCGTCGCCGCGAATCGGCTCCACTCGCCGCGCCTGTCGCCGGATGGCGCCCACGTGGCGATCACCGCGGACCTCGGCGAGGGCCACCACGCGCTGGTCATCCACCGCACGGGGGACATGCACCGTACCGCGCTCCTGCGGCTGCCGCGCTTCGAGCTTCCCACCCAGGTGGCGTGGGTCGGCAACACCCGCCTGGTGCTGGCGAAGGGGCGCAAGTTGGGCTCGCGCGAGGCGCCCATCCCGACGGGCGACATCATCGCCACCGACGCCGACGGCAAGAACCAGAAGTACCTGTTCGGGTATCAGCAGACATTGCGGACGGCCGGCGTCGAAGCCGGCTTCGGCTACATCGAAGGCGTGCCCGCCACGCCCAACGGCCGCTTCTACATGCGCCGCCTGTCGCGCGGCACGCAGCGGTCGCAGCTGTACGACGTGGACGCCGGCAACGCGACCGGCAGGCTGGTCGCCGATATCGACGTCAAGGACCTGCAGTTCACGCTGGACCCGCGCGGCGTGCCCCGGTTCGCGTCGGGCACCGACGACAACGACCGACCTTTGCTGTTCATCGCCGATGAGCAGGGCAGGAACTGGATGCCGGTCGTACCGGATGCCCCGGGAATGGCGTGGACGCCGTATGCATTCAGCGCAGACGGGACCCGCGTGTTCGGGCTCCAGGCCATCAATGGCGGCCCCTCCAGCCTCGTCGTGTCTTCGCCGGACGGTCGCGAGCGCCGCGTGCTCGCGCACCACGCGCTGCGCAGCGTATCCGACATCGAATGGGCGGCGGCGCCTGCCGAGCCCTTCGCCGCGGTGATCGACGACGGCCGACCGCGCGCGACCTACATCGACGCACAGTCCGCGGACGCCGTACTGCACCAGGCGCTGTCCAACACCTTCCCCGATCACTATGTCGCGTACGCGGACCACAGCCGCGATGGCAACAGGTCGCTGCTGTACGTCTCCAGCGATCGCGACCCCGGGAGCTGGTACCTGTTCGATCGCGCGCAGAGCAAAGCATCGCTCCTGCTTTCGAGCCGGGAGGGCCTGGATACCGCCCGCATGGGCGAGCGGCGCGCTTTCCGCTTCCGTGCGAGCGACGGCATGGAACTGGAAGGCTTCATGACCCTGCCGGCGGGCGTCACGACGCCGGCCGGCCTGCCCACCGTGGTGATGCCGCATGGCGGCCCCCACGCGATCCGCGACGACTGGGCGTTCGACCAGGATGCGCAGTTCCTCGCCAGCCGTGGTTACCTGGTCCTGCAGGTGAACTACCGCGGCTCCGGCGGACGTGGCCGCGCGTTCGTGGAGGCCGGCTACCTGAAATGGGGCACGCGGGTGCAGGACGACATCCTGGAAGGCCTGCGCTGGACGATCGCGCAGGGGTATGCCGATGGGAACCGCGTCTGCGCGTACGGCGCCAGCTTCGGCGCCTACTCGGCCCTGATGCTGGCGGCGCGGGCACCGGACCAGATCAAGTGCACGGCCGGCTTCGCCGGGATATACGACCTCAAGATGATGTACGCCAAGGGCGATATCCGCAGCACGCAGTACGGCAACAACTACCTCGTGCGTGCCATCGGTCGCGATGAAGCGGCCTTGGCCGCCGCCTCGCCCACGACGCTCGCTGCACGGATCACGGCACCCGTACTGTTGGTGCACGGCGAAATCGACGAGCGCGCGCCCATCGCCCAGGCGCGGGCCATGCGCGCGGCACTGGAACGCGCGGGCCGTGCCCCGGAATGGATGGCGGTGGCCGGCGAGGGCCACGGCTTCTACGCCGATGCCAACAACATCGCGTTCTATCGGACGCTCGAAACATTCCTTGCGCGGCACATCGGTCCGCCCACGCCATGA
- the thiC gene encoding phosphomethylpyrimidine synthase ThiC → MNAIPKPAADLLQQTGQLSESVTRPIPGSRKIFVEGSRADLRVPMREIALTQTPTLFGGEENAPVTVYDTSGPYTDPGASIDLSAGLPALRAKWIEERGDTEQLPALSSEFGRSREANAKLDSVRFPGRILPRRAKAGANVSQMHYARRGIVTPEMEYVAIRENQRLDAVREAHLLAQHPGESFGASIQTFITPEFVRDEIARGRAILPNNINHPESEPMIIGRNFLTKINANIGNSAVSSGIAEEVEKLVWSIRWGGDTVMDLSTGKHIHETREWIIRNSPVPIGTVPIYQALEKVDGRAEALTWEIFRDTLIEQAEQGVDYFTIHAGVLLRHVPLTAKRVTGIVSRGGSIMAKWCLAHHKENFLYTHFEDICEIMKAYDVAFSLGDGLRPGCIADANDAAQFGELEALGELTKIAWKHDVQCMIEGPGHVPMQLIKENMDKQLRECGEAPFYTLGPLTTDIAPGYDHITSAIGAAMIGWFGTAMLCYVTPKEHLGLPNRQDVRDGIMAYKIAAHAADLAKGHPGAQVRDNALSKARFEFRWEDQFHLGLDPEKAKEFHDETLPKDAHKLAHFCSMCGPHFCSMKITQDVRDYAAEHGVDDQQALADGMAEKSAEFLAQGAQVYRQG, encoded by the coding sequence ATGAATGCCATTCCCAAGCCCGCCGCCGATCTGCTGCAACAGACCGGGCAACTTTCCGAGTCCGTGACGCGTCCGATCCCGGGTTCGCGGAAGATCTTCGTCGAAGGCTCGCGCGCGGACCTGCGGGTGCCGATGCGGGAGATCGCGCTGACCCAGACGCCGACCCTGTTCGGCGGCGAGGAGAACGCGCCGGTCACGGTGTACGACACGTCGGGCCCGTATACCGATCCCGGCGCGAGCATCGACCTGTCCGCCGGCCTGCCGGCGCTGCGCGCGAAATGGATCGAAGAACGCGGGGACACCGAGCAATTGCCGGCGTTGAGTTCGGAGTTCGGCCGGTCGCGCGAAGCGAACGCCAAGCTCGACAGCGTGCGCTTCCCCGGCCGCATCCTGCCGCGCCGCGCGAAGGCGGGCGCCAACGTCAGCCAGATGCACTACGCCAGGCGCGGCATCGTCACGCCGGAAATGGAATACGTCGCCATCCGCGAGAACCAGCGGCTGGATGCCGTGCGCGAGGCCCACCTGCTGGCGCAGCATCCGGGCGAAAGCTTCGGCGCCAGCATCCAGACGTTCATCACCCCGGAGTTCGTGCGCGACGAGATCGCCCGCGGCCGCGCCATCCTGCCGAACAACATCAACCATCCGGAAAGCGAGCCGATGATCATCGGCCGCAACTTCCTGACCAAGATCAACGCCAACATCGGCAACAGCGCCGTGTCTTCCGGCATCGCCGAGGAAGTGGAGAAACTGGTGTGGTCGATCCGCTGGGGCGGCGACACGGTGATGGACCTGTCCACCGGCAAGCACATCCACGAGACGCGCGAGTGGATCATCCGCAATTCGCCGGTGCCGATCGGCACCGTGCCGATCTACCAGGCGCTGGAAAAGGTCGACGGTCGTGCCGAGGCACTGACCTGGGAGATCTTCCGCGACACCCTGATCGAGCAGGCCGAGCAGGGCGTGGACTACTTCACCATCCATGCCGGCGTGCTGCTGCGTCATGTGCCGCTGACGGCCAAGCGCGTGACCGGCATCGTCTCGCGTGGTGGCTCGATCATGGCCAAGTGGTGCCTGGCGCATCACAAGGAGAACTTCCTCTATACGCACTTCGAGGACATCTGCGAAATCATGAAGGCCTACGACGTCGCCTTCTCGCTGGGCGATGGCTTGCGCCCGGGGTGCATCGCCGATGCCAACGACGCGGCGCAGTTCGGTGAACTCGAAGCGCTCGGTGAGCTGACCAAGATCGCCTGGAAGCACGACGTGCAGTGCATGATCGAAGGTCCCGGCCACGTGCCGATGCAGCTGATCAAGGAGAACATGGACAAGCAGCTGCGCGAGTGCGGCGAGGCGCCGTTCTACACGCTCGGCCCGCTGACCACCGACATCGCGCCGGGCTACGACCACATCACGTCCGCGATCGGCGCGGCGATGATCGGCTGGTTCGGCACGGCGATGCTCTGCTACGTCACGCCGAAGGAACACCTGGGCCTGCCGAACCGGCAGGACGTGCGCGACGGCATCATGGCGTACAAGATCGCCGCGCACGCCGCCGACCTGGCCAAGGGGCACCCGGGTGCGCAGGTGCGCGACAACGCGCTCAGCAAGGCGCGCTTCGAGTTCCGCTGGGAGGACCAGTTCCACCTGGGCCTGGATCCCGAGAAGGCCAAGGAATTCCACGACGAGACCCTGCCCAAGGACGCGCACAAGCTGGCCCACTTCTGCAGCATGTGCGGGCCGCATTTCTGCAGCATGAAGATCACCCAGGACGTGCGCGACTACGCGGCCGAGCATGGCGTGGACGACCAGCAGGCGCTGGCCGACGGCATGGCGGAGAAGTCGGCGGAGTTCCTTGCGCAGGGTGCGCAGGTGTATCGTCAGGGCTGA
- a CDS encoding DUF4136 domain-containing protein translates to MTPIARLTRRSLLLAATLLLAACATGPRVTSDVDPSANFAQYRTFAFYTPLAIESQGYATLTSGRTKDAARAQMEARGYVYDEKSPDLWVNLNAYMQEKTDVVNTPEVDYDYYYSYRSRRYFAVPYWRDRTDVYKYTEGTLNVDLVDAKQNRLVWTGVAVGRVGRTKPEERGTKIDAAVAEIFLRYPYRAGSGATAVAP, encoded by the coding sequence ATGACCCCGATCGCCCGCCTGACCCGCCGCAGCCTGCTGCTGGCCGCCACGTTGCTGCTGGCCGCCTGCGCGACCGGTCCCCGCGTCACCAGTGACGTCGACCCATCCGCCAACTTCGCGCAGTACCGCACGTTCGCGTTCTACACGCCCCTGGCGATCGAGAGTCAGGGCTACGCCACGCTCACCAGCGGGCGCACCAAGGATGCGGCGCGCGCGCAGATGGAAGCACGCGGCTACGTGTACGACGAGAAGTCGCCCGACCTGTGGGTGAACCTCAACGCCTACATGCAGGAGAAGACCGACGTCGTCAACACGCCGGAAGTGGATTACGACTACTACTACAGCTACCGCTCGCGGCGTTACTTCGCCGTGCCGTACTGGCGCGACCGTACCGATGTCTACAAATACACCGAAGGCACCCTCAACGTGGACCTGGTGGATGCGAAGCAGAACCGCCTTGTCTGGACGGGCGTCGCCGTCGGCCGCGTCGGCCGCACCAAGCCGGAGGAGCGCGGGACGAAGATCGACGCCGCCGTCGCGGAGATCTTCCTGCGCTATCCGTATCGCGCCGGCAGCGGTGCGACCGCGGTGGCCCCGTGA
- a CDS encoding ion channel, whose protein sequence is MPLAWLRWLVTARRHPCAFLLIVQLAGILLYPVMEDTQAGRALFGAFGILVLALALWVVNRSAAVNWIAWSLAVPSVLLSVSAALFDLPSLGVYAHLLESGLYFYTAGSLIAYMLQDHSVTSDELFAAGATFTLLAWAFAFAFSVCQQWYPGSFTAAVDPTSARSWMELLFLSFSLLSGVGLSDVVPILPQARALVMLEQFAGVMYIAVVVSRLIGLTMLRPPRRPE, encoded by the coding sequence ATGCCCCTGGCGTGGCTGCGCTGGCTGGTCACGGCGCGGCGCCACCCGTGCGCCTTCCTGCTGATCGTGCAACTGGCAGGCATCCTGCTGTACCCGGTGATGGAAGACACCCAGGCCGGCCGCGCGTTGTTCGGCGCGTTCGGCATCCTGGTGCTCGCGCTGGCGCTGTGGGTCGTCAACCGTAGCGCGGCGGTGAATTGGATCGCCTGGTCGCTGGCGGTGCCCTCGGTGCTGCTGTCGGTGTCGGCGGCGCTGTTCGACCTGCCCTCGCTGGGCGTCTACGCCCACCTGCTGGAAAGCGGCCTGTACTTCTATACGGCCGGCAGCCTGATCGCCTACATGCTGCAGGACCACTCGGTCACCAGCGACGAACTGTTCGCCGCCGGGGCCACGTTCACGCTGCTGGCCTGGGCCTTCGCGTTCGCTTTCTCGGTCTGCCAGCAGTGGTATCCGGGCAGCTTCACCGCGGCGGTCGATCCGACCTCAGCGCGCAGCTGGATGGAGCTGCTGTTCCTGAGCTTCAGCCTGCTCTCGGGCGTCGGCTTGAGCGACGTGGTGCCGATCCTGCCGCAGGCGCGCGCGCTGGTGATGCTGGAGCAGTTCGCGGGGGTCATGTACATCGCCGTCGTCGTGTCGCGGCTGATCGGGCTGACGATGCTGCGTCCGCCCCGCAGGCCGGAGTGA